One genomic region from Drosophila busckii strain San Diego stock center, stock number 13000-0081.31 chromosome 3R, ASM1175060v1, whole genome shotgun sequence encodes:
- the LOC108601587 gene encoding homeobox protein homothorax isoform X4 yields MAQPRYDDGLHGYGMDSGAAAAAMYDPHVGHRPPGLQGLPSHHSPHMTHAAAAAATVGMHGYHSGAGTHGTPSHVSPVANHLMGAIPEVHKRDKDAIYEHPLFPLLALIFEKCELATCTPREPGVQGGDVCSSESFNEDIAMFSKQIRSQKPYYTADPEVDSLMVQAIQVLRFHLLELEKVHELCDNFCHRYISCLKGKMPIDLVIDERDTTKPPELGSANGEGRSNADSTSHTDGASTPDPPHTQDFAPLEETYASYRIKHEADF; encoded by the exons TATGACGATGGCCTGCATGGCTACGGCATGGACTCTGgcgccgcagcagcggcaatgtACGATCCACATGTCGGCCATCGGCCGCCAGGATTGCAAGGCCTGCCATCACATCATTCACCGCACATGACGCATGCCGCTgcggcagcagccacagtGGGCATGCACGGCTACCATTCGGGGGCCGGCACACATGGTACACCTAGTCATGTATCACCGGTTGCTAATCACCTAATGGGCGCAATACCCGAGGTACACAAACGTGATAAGGATGCGATTTATGA aCATCCGCTATTCCCGCTCTTGGCGTTAATATTCGAGAAATGCGAATTGGCCACATGTACGCCGAGAGAGCCCGGCGTGCAAGGTGGCGATGTTTGTTCGTCGGAATCGTTTAACGAGGATATTGCAATGTTCAGTAAACAG ATAAGATCGCAGAAACCCTACTATACCGCAGATCCCGAAGTCGATTCACTG ATGGTGCAAGCAATACAAGTGCTTCGGTTTCACCTTTTAGAATTAGAAAAA GTACATGAATTATGCGATAATTTCTGTCATCGATATATCTCATGCTTAAAGGGTAAAATGCCAATAGATTTAGTGATCGACGAACGGGACACCACCAAACCACCAGAGTTAGGTTCAGCGAATGGTGAGGGAAGAAGTAACGCCGATTCGACATCACACACCGATGGAGCTAGTACACCAGAC CCTCCCCACACTCAAGACTTTGCGCCGCTGGAAGAAACTTATGCCAGTTATCGCATCAAGCACGAAGCGGACTTTTAG